From a region of the Polyodon spathula isolate WHYD16114869_AA chromosome 31, ASM1765450v1, whole genome shotgun sequence genome:
- the LOC121303238 gene encoding low molecular weight neuronal intermediate filament-like produces MSYSTDLYSSSSSYRKIFGEHPRVSSRMSSSSSPVRSAGYRPGPALHHRSYGSSSVVSSSAFRKVGAGRPTSYSAGLGSADHFDLSQSTAVTNELKIIRTNEKEQLQGLNDRFVTFIDKVHMLEQQNKVLEAEVTLLRQRHSEPSRLHELYEQEIRELRSRVEELDHEKSQMQLDCVQMNDGLEKLKEKLDEEVRMKEEAEATLKGYRKDVDNATLTRLELEKKVESLLDEIAFLRKVHEEEVGELQSAVQASQVSVEMDVSKPDLTLALKEIRAQYENLSARNQQSAEEWYKSKTANVTEAAVRHNDALRQSKEELSEYRRQLQSRTLEIESLRGHNEALERQLRELEDRHGNEINELQETAQQLENALRTTKGEMSRHLREYQDLLNVKMALDIEIAAYRKLLEGEETRLSTVGGGGGGSLLQSGYSSYTSASPFAGMRSYSSSTSAAYRQRMAKPEEPEEEEEEEEEEEGEEGQGEEEEKPTAPADKTSKD; encoded by the exons ATGAGTTACTCCACTGATCTCTACTCATCCTCCAGCTCCTATCGGAAAATATTCGGAGAGCATCCGCGGGTCTCTTCCAGAATGTCTTCGAGCAGCAGCCCGGTCCGATCTGCCGGTTACCGACCCGGCCCGGCTCTGCACCACCGCAGTTACGGCTCTTCCTCAGTCGTCTCTTCCTCCGCTTTCCGAAAAGTCGGCGCAGGCCGCCCTACCTCCTACTCCGCTGGGCTGGGCAGCGCCGATCATTTCGACCTCTCCCAGTCCACAGCCGTCACCAACGAGCTCAAAATCATCAGGACCAACGAGAAGGAACAGCTGCAAGGGCTGAACGACCGCTTCGTTACCTTCATCGATAAGGTCCACATGCTGGAGCAGCAGAACAAGGTCCTGGAGGCCGAGGTGACGCTGCTGAGACAACGCCACTCCGAACCGTCCCGGCTCCACGAGCTCTACGAACAGGAGATCCGCGAGCTCCGGTCCCGGGTGGAAGAGCTGGACCACGAGAAGAGCCAGATGCAGCTGGACTGCGTGCAAATGAACGACGGGCTGGAGAAGCTGAAGGAGAAGCTGGACGAGGAGGTgaggatgaaagaggaggccgaGGCGACCCTCAAAGGGTACCGCAAGGACGTGGACAACGCCACCCTCACCCGACTGGAGCTCGAGAAGAAAGTGGAGTCGCTGCTGGACGAGATCGCCTTCCTCAGGAAAGTGCACGAGGAGGAGGTCGGGGAGCTGCAGAGCGCTGTCCAGGCGTCCCAG GTGTCAGTGGAGATGGACGTGAGCAAGCCAGACCTGACTCTGGCTCTGAAGGAGATCCGTGCCCAGTACGAGAACCTCTCCGCCAGGAACCAGCAGTCGGCGGAGGAGTGGTACAAGTCCAAGACCGCCAACGTGACGGAGGCGGCGGTGCGTCACAACGACGCGCTCAGGCAGTCCAAGGAGGAGCTGAGCGAGTACCGGCGCCAGCTCCAGTCCCGGACCCTGGAGATCGAGTCGCTGCGCGGCCACAACGAGGCTCTGGAACGCCAGCTGCGCGAGTTGGAGGATCGCCACGGCAACGAGATCAACGAACTGCAG GAAACCGCTCAGCAGCTTGAAAACGCTTTGAGGACAACCAAAGGGGAGATGTCCCGTCACCTGCGAGAATATCAGGACCTGCTTAACGTCAAGATGGCTCTGGACATTGAAATAGCAGCCTACAG GAAGCTGCTGGAAGGCGAGGAGACTCGTCTGAGCACagtgggaggggggggaggaggcAGCCTGCTGCAGTCAGGCTATTCCAGCTACACGTCAGCCTCCCCCTTCGCTGGCATGAGGTCTTACTCCAGCAGCACCAGCGCTGCCTACCGCCAGAGGATGGCCAAACCGGAGGAGcccgaggaagaggaggaggaggaagaggaggaggagggggaggaaggACAGGGGGAAGAGGAGGAAAAACCAACCGCCCCCGCTGACAAAACCAGCAAGGATTGA